The Thunnus albacares chromosome 21, fThuAlb1.1, whole genome shotgun sequence genome window below encodes:
- the cdk8 gene encoding cyclin-dependent kinase 8 — MDYDFKVKLTGERERVEDLFEYEGCKVGRGTYGHVYKAKRKDGKDDKDYALKQIEGTGISMSACREIALLRELKHPNVISLQKVFLSHADRKVWLLFDYAEHDLWHIIKFHRASKANKKPLQLPRGMVKSLLYQILDGIHYLHANWVLHRDLKPANILVMGEGPERGRVKIADMGFARLFNSPLKPLADLDPVVVTFWYRAPELLLGARHYTKAIDIWAIGCIFAELLTSEPIFHCRQEDIKTSNPYHHDQLDRIFNVMGFPADKDWEDIKKMPEHSTLMKDFRRNTYTNCSLIKYMEKHKVKPDSKAFHLLQKLLTMDPIRRITSEQAMQDPYFLEEPLPTSDVFAGCQIPYPKREFLTEEEPEDKADKKNQQQQQGNNHTNGAGHTGNPDNSHVQGPPLKKVRVVPPTTTSGGLIMTSDYQRSNPHAAYQNPGPSTSLPQSSMGYSSTSQQPPQYSHQTHRY; from the exons ATGGACTATGATTTTAAAGTAAAGCTGACCGGCGAAAGAGAGCGTGTCGAGGACCTGTTTGAGTACGAAGGATGCAAAGTGGGAAGAGGCACCTACGGTCATGTGTACAAGGCGAAGAGAAAAGATGG GAAGGATGATAAGGACTACGCCCTCAAGCAGATTGAAGGCACTGGCATCTCCATGTCAGCCTGCAGAGAGATTGCA CTGCTGCGGGAGCTGAAGCATCCCAATGTCATCTCACTGCAGAAGGTTTTCCTGTCACACGCAGACCGTAAAGTATGGCTGCTCTTTGACTACGCCGAACATGACCTTTGG CACATTATTAAGTTCCACAGAGCGTCCAAGGCCAACAAGAAGCCACTTCAGCTTCCTAGAGGAATGGTCAAGTCTCTGCTCTACCAGATCCTGGATGGCATCCATTACCTCCACGCCAACTGGGTCCTCCACAGAGACCTT AAACCAGCTAACATTTTAGTGATGGGGGAAGGGCCAGAAAGGGGTAGAGTAAAAATTG CGGACATGGGGTTTGCCCGTCTCTTCAATTCACCACTGAAGCCTTTAGCCGATCTCGACCCTGTGGTGGTCACCTTCTGGTACAGAGCACCTGAACTACTGCTTGGGGCTCGGCACTACACCAAAGCCATCG ACATCTGGGCGATTGGCTGCATCTTTGCGGAGCTGCTGACATCTGAGCCCATATTCCACTGTCGCCAGGAGGACATCAAGACCAGTAACCCTTACCACCACGACCAACTGGACCGCATCTTTAACGTCATGGGATTCCCTGCTG ATAAAGACTGGGAGGACATCAAAAAGATGCCAGAACACTCCACACTGATGAAAGACTTTAGAAGGAACAC ATACACAAACTGCAGCCTTATAAAGTAcatggaaaaacacaaagtcaaacCAGACAGCAAAGCATTCCACTTG CTGCAGAAGCTGTTGACCATGGACCCCATCCGTAGAATCACATCCGAGCAGGCCATGCAGGACCCCTACTTTTTGGAGGAACCGCTGCCCACCTCTGA TGTTTTTGCAGGCTGCCAGATCCCCTACCCCAAGAGGGAGTTCCTGACAGAGGAGGAGCCAGAGGACAAGGCAGACAAA aaaaaccagcagcagcaacagggaAACAACCACACAAATGGGGCGGGGCACACTGGCAACCCTGACAACAGCCACGTCCAGGGCCCGCCTCTGAAGAAAGTGCGAGTTGTCCCGCCCACCACTACCTCAGGTGGCCTCATAATGACCTCAGACTACCAG CGCTCCAATCCACATGCTGCCTACCAGAACCCTGGACCAAGCACATCACTGCCCCAAAGCAGCATGGGATACTCCTCTACCTCCCAACAGCCACCCCAGTACTCCCACCAGACCCACCGCTACTGA
- the rnf6 gene encoding E3 ubiquitin-protein ligase RNF6 — MDPPGGGDERRRQAERLRREEAYYHFINELSEEEYRLMRDSNLLGTPGEVTAEELRQRLDGAKERVSSQPRTEQRLQTADSVEQQGSSGEGEERGAGGRRGAGGTEPGAETSNGDSLLEWLNTFRRTGNATRSGQSGNQTWRAVSRTNPNSGEFRFSLEININHDQPEPGEHNDTSETAELPVTAPNTTSPSIRTASSFSNPRPSTTPRPAPYPSPRPALSRRIQTRRTRSSTTTLSMSPPALPAPVPPPAQRRGATLHSLVPPSTVTPPLDQTTPSQHQPLNAEVEQGRDDMTVSLDCPRVSPQSGSQAPAAGNESRGSRTRSRGRSRRVAAGGGVSSRLSRRSRSPLHRTPVPSTTPPSSSGVSGVSIHTVEPGSGTSSVSMETGEAVAEPAALTEPAIETGERENESHITGAGSSAVRRHPTIMLDLQVRRIRPGENRDRDSIASRTRSRARVAENTVTFESDSGGFRRTISRSERAGIRTYVSTIRIPLRRISETGLGEPNSTALRSILRQIMTGFGELSSLMETEADSETVAPSHIDVGGTNSSTSPASRLHTNESAASQVGSGGADQERVGLVGSEEDQGGQARLGGAVVSTTEGRATSRDTNNLVENGTLPILRLAHFFLLNDEEDDEHPRGLTKEQIDNLATRTYGQASLEGEMGRACSVCINEYAQGNKLRRLPCSHEFHIHCIDRWLSENNTCPICRQPILTVHHD; from the exons ATGGACCCTCCTGGTGGGGGAGACGAACGGCGGAGGCAGGCAGAGCGTCTTCGAAGGGAGGAGGCATACTATCACTTCATTAATGAACTGAGTGAAGAGGAATACCGCCTAATGAGAGACAGCAACCTGCTGGGCACCCCTG GGGAGGTGACTGCTGAGGAGCTTCGGCAGCGTCTTGACGGAGCAAAGGAGCGTGTGTCATCTCAGCCCCGTACTGAGCAACGCTTGCAGACTGCTGATTCAGTTGAGCAGCAGGGCAGCAGCggtgaaggagaggagagaggggctGGAGGGAGACGAGGAGCAG GGGGCACAGAGCCCGGAGCAGAAACTTCTAATGGTGACTCATTACTGGAGTGGCTGAACACTTTCAGACGCACAGGTAATGCTACTCGCAGTGGGCAGAGTGGCAACCAGACATGGCGTGCTGTCAGCCGGACCAACCCTAACAGTGGGGAATTCCGATTTAGCCTGGAGATCAACATAAACCATGATCAGCCAGAGCCGGGCGAGCATAATGACACCTCGGAAACTGCAGAGCTGCCAGTAACTGCCCCAAATACAACTTCACCCTCTATACGCACTGCTTCCTCCTTCTCCAACCCTCGACCGTCAACCACACCCAGGCCAGCTCCTTACCCCTCCCCTCGCCCAGCCCTCAGTAGGAGGATTCAAACACGTCGCACACGCAGCAGCACTACCACTCTTTCTATGAGCCCCCCTGCACTTCCTGCTCCGGTGCCCCCCCCTGCTCAGAGGAGAGGTGCCACTTTGCACTCTTTAGTACCGCCTTCCACTGTTACCCCTCCTCTCGATCAGACTACACCTTCGCAACATCAACCTCTGAATGCAGAAGTAGAGCAGGGGCGTGATGATATGACTGTATCTCTAGACTGTCCCCGTGTGTCACCCCAGTCTGGGTCTCAGGCCCCAGCAGCGGGAAACGAATCACGTGGCAGTAGGACTCGATCGCGTGGACGTTCACGCAGGGTTGCAGCAGGAGGTGGGGTTTCATCCCGCTTGTCAAGGCGAAGTCGTTCCCCCTTACACAGAACCCCTGTCCCCAGTACCACTCCACCATCCAGCAGTGGTGTTAGTGGTGTTAGCATCCATACTGTTGAGCCAGGCAGTGGCACAAGctctgtttccatggagacAGGGGAGGCTGTGGCAGAACCTGCAGCTCTAACGGAGCCAGCTATAGAGACAGGAGAACGTGAAAATGAGTCACATATAACAGGAGCAGGAAGTTCAGCAGTGCGCCGGCATCCTACCATCATGTTGGACCTGCAGGTGAGAAGGATTCGACCTGGGGAAAACCGGGACCGGGACAGCATTGCCAGCAGAACACGTTCACGTGCCCGGGTTGCAGAGAATACTGTCACATTTGAAAGTGACAGTGGTGGATTTAGACGCACCATCTCCCGCTCTGAGCGAGCTGGCATCCGCACCTATGTGAGCACTATACGGATTCCCCTGCGGCGCATCAGTGAGACAGGCCTGGGGGAGCCCAACTCCACTGCACTGCGTTCCATCTTGCGTCAGATCATGACCGGATTTGGGGAGCTGAGCTCTCTAATGGAGACAGAGGCTGATTCTGAAACTGTTGCACCTAGCCACATAGATGTTGGTGGTACAAACAGTAGCACCAGCCCAGCCAGTCGTCTACACACAAATGAGAGTGCAGCCAGCCAGGTTGGTTCAGGTGGGGCAGATCAGGAGCGGGTGGGGCTGGTGGGGAGTGAAGAGGACCAGGGTGGCCAGGCCAGGCTAGGAGGAGCAGTTGTGAGCACCACAGAAGGACGGGCCACCAGCAGAGACACTAACAACCTAGTAGAAAACGGTACTCTACCCATCCTGCGGTTGGCGCACTTCTTCTTACTgaatgatgaagaggatgacgAACACCCTCGCGGTCTGACCAAAGAACAGATTGACAATCTGGCCACACGTACCTACGGTCAGGCCAGCCTGGAGGGGGAGATGGGCCGCGCATGCAGCGTCTGCATCAACGAGTACGCCCAGGGCAACAAGCTGCGTCGCCTGCCTTGCTCCCACGAATTCCACATCCACTGCATCGATCGCTGGCTCTCCGAAAACAACACCTGCCCCATCTGTAGGCAGCCCATTCTCACAGTGCATCATGACTGA